The Gymnogyps californianus isolate 813 chromosome 5, ASM1813914v2, whole genome shotgun sequence genome contains a region encoding:
- the LOC127017059 gene encoding inositol 1,4,5-trisphosphate receptor-interacting protein-like 1 encodes MVGDELDEATRERMQQRAEHLSQEMTRLLQELEQRSQEQSGFAWGALLFAALQQWQFWAVAGGLVLLFGLCWWLRKRSQQPASSSKEGSSRNKADKEEQDVKDSVALDVGRISAKRLLDLPQSFTMVEELMGELLPVCRKLSRNSFVPQLKPAIGVVSAFEGWSPRDNDAVYRLLVPLKPPRGHAFHLELGTAEEMPARNSRLRVELECTCTREQLVEDMLCFLHHPEEELRKNQAPSLLGTLCTGPYLDMEKTARWFQILVEAAWVVLPQSRHCRLTVLPSRRCCKLRLTNASDSTFLIEMMFGVQQDGSDTFLSIE; translated from the coding sequence ATGGTCGGTGATGAGCTGGATGAGGCCACGCGTGAGCGCATGCAGCAGCGTGCGGAGCATCTGAGCCAGGAGATGACtcggctgctgcaggagctggagcagaggagccaggagcagagcgGCTTTGCCTGGGGAGCCCTGCTCTTTGCCGCCTTGCAGCAGTGGCAGTTCTGGGCCGTTGCTGGAGGGCTGGTCCTGCTCTTTGGGCTCTGCTGGTGGCTCAGGAAAAGgagccagcagccagccagcagcagcaaggagggcagTTCCAGAAACAAGGCGGACAAGGAGGAGCAAGATGTAAAAGACAGTGTTGCACTGGATGTGGGACGAATTTCGGCCAAGCGCCTCCTGGACCTGCCACAATCGTTCACGATGGTGGAGGAGCTGATGGGTGAACTTCTCCCTGTCTGCCGAAAACTTTCCAGGAATAGTTTTGTGCCGCAACTGAAGCCAGCCATCGGGGTGGTCAGCGCCTTCGAAGGCTGGAGTCCCCGTGACAACGATGCTGTCTACCGCCTACTCGTGCCCCTGAAGCCCCCCCGTGGGCACGCCTTCCACCTGGAGCTGGGCACCGCGGAGGAGATGCCAGCGAGGAACTCCAGACTGCGCGTGGAGCTGGAGTGCACCTGCACGAGGGAGCAGCTGGTGGAGGACATGCTGTGCTTCCTCCATCACCCCGAGGAGGAGCTGAGGAAAAATCAGGCTCCCAGCCTCCTAGGCACCCTCTGCACTGGCCCCTACCTGGACATGGAGAAAACCGCCCGCTGGTTCCAGATATTGGTAGAAGCAGCCTGGGTGGTTTTGCCTCAGTCGAGACACTGCCGTCTAACAGTGCTGCCCTCCAGGCGCTGCTGCAAGCTCCGGCTGACAAACGCTTCCGACAGTACCTTCCTGATTGAGATGATGTTTGGGGTGCAGCAGGATGGCTCGGACACCTTCCTGAGCATCGAGTAG